Proteins encoded in a region of the Anopheles ziemanni chromosome 2, idAnoZiCoDA_A2_x.2, whole genome shotgun sequence genome:
- the LOC131286081 gene encoding carbonic anhydrase 2, whose protein sequence is MSVSWGYTQQNGPQKWPEMFPQARGQRQSPVDITTSKTQNSGDLQENPLKWTYVPENTRSLVNPGYCWRVDVNGKGSLLTGGPLQKEEFILEQFHCHWGCSDSRGSEHTVDGESFAGELHLVHWNQSKYKSFAEAAGHPDGLAVLGVFLKVGKPHPELDIIARLLPFITHKGDRVTLNKPLDPARLLPEGKAYWTYLGSLTTPPCSESVTWILFKEPIEVSHEQLELFREMRCYDAAEECPCDATINKQFEYGKVINNYRPPLELGNRQLREVNSY, encoded by the exons gtCCCCAGAAATGGCCGGAAATGTTCCCGCAGGCTCGTGGCCAGCGCCAGTCGCCGGTCGATATCACGACCTCGAAAACGCAGAACTCGGGCGACCTGCAGGAGAACCCGCTCAAGTGGACCTACGTTCCGGAGAACACGCGCAGCCTGGTCAACCCGGGCTACTGCTGGCGGGTGGACGTCAACGGCAAGGGCTCGCTGCTCACCGGAGGACCGCTGCAGAAGGAGGAGTTCATCCTTGAGCAGTTCCACTGCCACTGGGGTTGCTCGGATTCGCGCGGCTCGGAGCACACGGTGGACGGCGAGTCGTTCGCCGGCGAGCTACATCTCGTCCACTGGAACCAGAGCAAGTACAAGAGCTTCGCCGAGGCCGCCGGTCACCCGGACGGGTTGGCCGTGTTGGGCGTCTTTTTGAAG GTCGGCAAGCCTCATCCAGAGCTGGACATCATCGCTCGTCTGCTTCCGTTCATCACCCACAAGGGCGATCGC GTAACACTCAACAAACCACTTGATCCAGCTCGCCTCTTGCCGGAGGGTAAGGCTTACTGGACCTACCTGGGATCACTGACGACGCCGCCGTGCTCCGAGTCCGTCACCTGGATTCTGTTCAAGGAGCCGATCGAGGTGTCCCACGAGCAGCTGGAGCTGTTCCGCGAGATGCGTTGCTACGATGCGGCCGAGGAGTGTCCCTGCGATGCAACCATCAATAAGCAGTTCGAGTACGGCAAGGTCATCAACAACTACCGTCCACCGCTGGAGCTCGGCAACCGGCAGCTCCGTGAGGTCAACAGCTACTAG